CCGGTGAGAATATCGTCGTACTCCTTGATCCGTTCCCGCATGACCTTCAAGAACTCGCGGCACTTCGGGGTGAACTCCGGCGGCAGGTCGTTCCTGACCCCGCCGATCCGCATGTAGCTGTAGGTCAGCCGGGCCCCGGTGACCATCTCGAAGAGGCGCAGGATCGACTCCCGCTCGCGCAGGCCATAGACAAACATGGTCACCGCGCCCAGGTCGGTGCCGAAGGCCCCCAGCCAGATCAGGTGACTGGCGATCCGCTGCAACTCGGCGAACATGACCCGGATGGAGGCGGCCCGCTCCGGCACCTCCAGGCCGAGGAGCCTCTCCACACCAAGCACGTAGGTCAGTTCGTTGGCCATCGCCGCGGTGTAGTCGAGGCGGTCGGCCATCGGGACGAACTGGGGATAAGTCCAGCCCTCGGCGATTTTCTCGACCCCCCGGTGGAGGTAGCCGATATCGGGATAGGCACCGGTGACGGTCTCCCCGGACAGCCTCAGGACTACCCGGAGGACCCCGTGGGTGGCCGGGTGCTGAGGGCCCATGTTGATGACGACCTCTTCACCATGGAGGTCGCCCGTGACCACGTCTCTAAGCTCCGGCTTCTCGCCGCCGGTGGCCAACCTGAAGTCTTCGAGTTCGGGCATCTCATCCACCTCGGTTCCGGCTAGTGCCGGCGAGCTACGCGCTCGCGCTTGGGTCGTTCATCGACGAAGTCCTTCCGCAGCGGATGCCCGACGAAGCCCTCGCGAGTCATGATCCGGCGCAGGTCGGGATGGCCCTCGAAGTCGACCCCGAAAAGGTCCCAGACCTCACGCTCGAACCAGTTGGCCCCCGGCCAGATCGGGGTGACGCTGGCGACGACCGGCCGGTCCCGGTCGACCTCGGTCTTGACCCGGACGGCCCGCGGTCCCTGGGCGGCCCGGGGGTCGCTCCCCGGACTCAGGGGCAACAGGTGCACGACGACCTCGATGACCCCGCGGTCTTTCCAATCCACGGCAGTCAGGTCGGACAGGTGGTTCAAACCGTCCTGGCGCAAGGCCCGCATGGTCTCGAGGTATTTGGCCGGTTCGACTTTGATCTCTTCCCAGGTGGGCGTGATCATGGACGAGCCTCCTTGCCCTTGCTCTCCGGGATACCCTGCTTGCGGATCTTCTCCTGAAGCTTGAGGATGCCGTAATAGAGCGCTTCGGGGCGCGGCGGGCAGCCCGGGACGTAGACGTCGACCGGGATGACCTTGTCCACCCCGAGCACGGTGTTGTAACCCCCGGCGAACGGCCCCCCCGAGATGGCGCAGGAGCCGAGGGCGATGACGTAGCGAGGCTCGGCCATCTGCTCCCAGAGCTGCCGGATGCGGGGGGCCATCTTCTCGGTCACCGTCCCGGCCACGAACATCACGTCGGCTTGCCTTGGCGAAGCCCGGAAGAACAAACCGAGACGGTCGAGATCGAAATGGGCCGCGCCGGCGGCCATGATGTCCTCGACCGCGCAACAGGCCAGACCAAAGGTCAGATACCAAAGCGAGTTCCGACGGCCCCAGTTGATGACCTTCTGCAACTGGGTGGTGACGACCCCCGGGAGGTGATGGCCGAGGACGAAGTCACTGCCCTTGGGGGTGGGTTCGGCCGCAGGCTTGCCCGTGGGGTTGGCCGCGGGTTCGGCCGTCTTCAGATCCATTCGAGCACCCTCTTCTTCCAGGCGTAGACCAGGCCGACGACGAGGATGCCCAGGAAGATGAGCATCTCGCCGAGGCCGAACAGCCCCAGCTGTCGGAACATGACGGCCCAGGGGTATAGGAAGATACTCTCGACATCGAAGACCACGAAGACCAGGGCGAACACGTAGTACCTGATGTTAAAGCGGATCCGCGCGTCGCCGAAGGGGACCTCACCGCATTCGTAGGGGTCGCGCTTACGCGGGTCCGGGTAGGTCGGCCGCAAGAGCCAGGCCATGCCCATACCAGCAGCCACGACGATGACCCCGGCGATGAGGAAGATGGCGACGTTCACCCAATTGACCATGACTGTGCCTCCCGTGCCGAATGGGCTCCGGCGGGCGTGATATCTCGACTAGCCGATCTGGCGCCGGCGAGGTGCGGGACCCCCCGCTCAGCGGACTGTCGATTCCAAAAGATAGTCCACTTGTGAAAATATTCGCTAGCAAAACCCTACATTGGTTCTTCATCCAGAAATTCATTTCCTGCCGAAATCCGAATGTCCCAATTGTGGAATTAATCGGGCGGATTCGGACGGCCGGGGGTCATTTTTGGAGACCAGGCTTGCCGCCCTGCTATTCCGCGGTCTGGTCGGGGGAAGGGGGCTCGCCGGGGGAAGGGGGCCCATCGGCGTCCCGGCTCTTCTCGGTCCCCGGCCCTGCCGCTTCCATCGCCCGCGCGGTCACCTTGTTGGCGAACTCCAACCAGTCGGTCACCGCCTCGCTTTGAATCCGCTGGATGTCGGCCATCAACTGGTCGAAGCGGTACTCGGCGGCGGTGAAGGCGACGATATCCGGGTGCATGCTTATTATCTCCGCCAACCTGCGCAGTTGACTGAGCTTTTCCTCGGCCGGCTGCTGCCCCATCATCTGGGCCGCCTGAAGCTCCAGCTCGCGTCGGCGGAAGTCGAAAAACATGTCGGCCGCGGTCTGGTTGGCCTCGAGCTTCTTCATCTCGGCCAGGAACGCACGGTACTCATCGGATTCGGCGACGGCCTTGGCCAACTGGTGGGCGACGTCGTAGACGTTCATCGATTGACCTCCCTTGACTAGATCAGAACGGCCAGGGCGACGGCGGCAAGGAGACCCATGACCCCTCCGAAGTAGAACGGGGCCACCGGGCCGAAGGCGGACCACATCAGGCCGGCCAGGAGCGAGGCCGGCAAGAGGGCGATCCCGACGAGGGTGGCGTGGAGGCCGATCATCGTCGCCCGCAGGTTGCCCGGGGCGATATCGGTGACGAAGGCTTTCTCGACGCCCTCGCTGAGGCCGATGTAGACCCCGTAGAGGATGAACAGGCCCCAGTAAAACGGCAGGTGCTTGACCACGGCGAAACCGATGTAGACCAGGCCGTAGAAGGTGTAGCCGGCGACCAGGAGGGCCTTGCGGCCGATCCGGTCGGAGAGCCGGCCGGCCGGATAGGAGACAAGGGCGTAGGTCAGGTTGTAGGCCACGTAGAGAAGGATGACCGTCTCGGCCGAGAAGCCGACGTTGCCCGCCCGCAACAGCAGGAATTGATTGGACGAGTTGCCCAGGGTGAAGACGGAGGCGATGATCAGGAAGGCCTTCAGCCGCCGGTCCAGGGCGGACCACTTGAACGAGAGGTCCTTGGCCAGACTGCGCTGGACCCCCGGCTCCCGGGCCAGGGACAGGGCGATGACGCCGATGAAGGCGGGCACCAGCGACCACAGGAAGACCGGGCGGAAGTCACCCTTGTAGCGGGTCAGGAACCAAAACCCGAGGAGCGAGCCGATGGTCGCCCCGGTGGTGTCGAGGAGGCGGTGGAGGCCGAAGGCTCGGCCGCGCTGCTCGGGCCGGATGGTGTCGGCGATCATCGCGTCCCGCGGGGCCGTCCGAACGCCCTTGCCGAAGCGGTCGATGACCCGAGAGACCAAGACCAA
This DNA window, taken from Bacillota bacterium, encodes the following:
- a CDS encoding MFS transporter; the encoded protein is METNHGKPDERPNDRPGDQPKGRLRPGSFYNVYVLGLTSLLTDISSEMVYPLIPLFLVAKLGAGPAIVGVIEGIAESLASLLKVFSGHLSDRTGRRKPLAIGGYVGSTIGKVFLYAAGSWPLVLVSRVIDRFGKGVRTAPRDAMIADTIRPEQRGRAFGLHRLLDTTGATIGSLLGFWFLTRYKGDFRPVFLWSLVPAFIGVIALSLAREPGVQRSLAKDLSFKWSALDRRLKAFLIIASVFTLGNSSNQFLLLRAGNVGFSAETVILLYVAYNLTYALVSYPAGRLSDRIGRKALLVAGYTFYGLVYIGFAVVKHLPFYWGLFILYGVYIGLSEGVEKAFVTDIAPGNLRATMIGLHATLVGIALLPASLLAGLMWSAFGPVAPFYFGGVMGLLAAVALAVLI
- the ndhC gene encoding NADH-quinone oxidoreductase subunit A, with product MVNWVNVAIFLIAGVIVVAAGMGMAWLLRPTYPDPRKRDPYECGEVPFGDARIRFNIRYYVFALVFVVFDVESIFLYPWAVMFRQLGLFGLGEMLIFLGILVVGLVYAWKKRVLEWI
- a CDS encoding NADH-quinone oxidoreductase subunit B family protein, coding for MDLKTAEPAANPTGKPAAEPTPKGSDFVLGHHLPGVVTTQLQKVINWGRRNSLWYLTFGLACCAVEDIMAAGAAHFDLDRLGLFFRASPRQADVMFVAGTVTEKMAPRIRQLWEQMAEPRYVIALGSCAISGGPFAGGYNTVLGVDKVIPVDVYVPGCPPRPEALYYGILKLQEKIRKQGIPESKGKEARP
- a CDS encoding NADH-quinone oxidoreductase subunit C, with the protein product MITPTWEEIKVEPAKYLETMRALRQDGLNHLSDLTAVDWKDRGVIEVVVHLLPLSPGSDPRAAQGPRAVRVKTEVDRDRPVVASVTPIWPGANWFEREVWDLFGVDFEGHPDLRRIMTREGFVGHPLRKDFVDERPKRERVARRH
- a CDS encoding YlbF family regulator encodes the protein MNVYDVAHQLAKAVAESDEYRAFLAEMKKLEANQTAADMFFDFRRRELELQAAQMMGQQPAEEKLSQLRRLAEIISMHPDIVAFTAAEYRFDQLMADIQRIQSEAVTDWLEFANKVTARAMEAAGPGTEKSRDADGPPSPGEPPSPDQTAE
- a CDS encoding NADH-quinone oxidoreductase subunit D gives rise to the protein MPELEDFRLATGGEKPELRDVVTGDLHGEEVVINMGPQHPATHGVLRVVLRLSGETVTGAYPDIGYLHRGVEKIAEGWTYPQFVPMADRLDYTAAMANELTYVLGVERLLGLEVPERAASIRVMFAELQRIASHLIWLGAFGTDLGAVTMFVYGLRERESILRLFEMVTGARLTYSYMRIGGVRNDLPPEFTPKCREFLKVMRERIKEYDDILTGNPIFEARTKRVGVLTADQAIALSATGPNLRGSGVAYDVRRAQPYLIYDRLAFEVPVGKTGDIYDRYICRMLEIRQSLGIIEQCLDGLPGGEVMAKVPKVIKPPAGEVYSLTEAPRGANAVYIVSDGSANPYRLHWRAPTFANLQVIPTTATGYKLADAVATIASVDIVLGEVDR